The Negativicutes bacterium DNA segment CTGTCCGGATACTGATTGCCAACAGACGCTGTCCGCTCAGCTGTGCTACGGCTTCTTCCAACTGCGCCGTTTCCGTTATATAATGATATTTCACAGGTCCCGCCTCCTGCTCTCGCGTTTTCGCCGCCGCAGCCTCTCCTGCTGTCGTCTCTTTTCATTCGAGACACCGGCAGCCATTTCCTTTGTCAGTCGGTCGATGCACCGATTCGCCGCCCGCGCATGATGCCTTTTGCCGCCGTTTGTTCCGTTAATCGGATTCCTGAATATAAACTGCACTTTGCGCGAGGATCTTACTTTACCCTTATTTTGAAATATGCTATACTATGAATATAGTAACAAACCTGCGGGGAGGTGTTTTTAATGATCAATGAAGAGTCGGCAGGCGGCGTGATCGTCTATCGCGGCAATGTGCTGGTGGCGCGCAACCGCTTTGGCAGCTGGGTTTTTCCCAAGGGCCATCTGGAAGAAAACGAGACGCCGGAAATTGCTGCCTTAAGAGAAGTGGAAGAAGAAGTTGGCTTAAAGGCAATCATTCATGAAGCCATTGGAGAAACCAGCTATCAATTTAATTCCTCCGGTAAACTGCATAATAAAATCGTGCATTGGTTTTGGATGCGGGTGGAAGATCCCTTTTATACCTTAAACCGACGGGAAGGCTTCATCGAAGCGGTATTTGCTCCGGTCGAAGAAGTGCAGGCGATGCTGGCTCATGATAATGACCGACTCCTGCTTGATAAGATTGCTCTACGAATTAAAGCAGAGGAGATGCAATTACATGAATCCAACCACCCTACTCTTTGATTTGGACGGGACTCTGATCGACACCCGCGCTTTGGTCGTAGCCTCGTTTCAGCATACCTTTCGCACGGTGCTGGGTTTGGAGATCTCCGCTGAGGAAGTTCTCAACGACTACGGCCGCCCCTTAACCTATTCTTTCGGCCGTTACACCAACGATGCCGCCGTGATCCGGGAAATGCTGCAAATCTATCGCCGGCATAATCTGGCGGCGCACGACCAGATGGCACAGCCATTCCCTTTCATTCAGGAAGACTTGCAAGCCTTGCAGCAGGCGGGTTATCCGATGGGTGTTGTCTCCTCCAAAAAGCGCCTTACCGTCATGAAAGGCATCCGCCTCTTTCAGATGGAAGCGTTTTTTCAGGTTTATGTCTGCGAAGAAGATACCAAAATTCACAAACCGCAGGCAGAACCCTTGCTGGAAGCTTGCAGACTGCTGCAGATCGAACCGTCCGCCGCGCTCTATACCGGCGACAGTCCCTATGATATTCTCTGCGCCAAAGCAGCGGGTTCCCCTTCTGCGGCGGTACTCTGGAGCAACTTCCCCAGCACTGTCTGGGATGAACTGCAGCCTGATTATCGTCTGCAGCGTCTGGCCGATTTGTTGGCTTATCTCCAATAAAGGCAATTCCCCGGTGCTTCCCGGTTTTTCTACCGCCAGGATCACAACGGTAAGCGAATAATCCAGCGTTGTCCCGACGGATTTTCCATAAGGATGGTGGCGGGTATGTCTGAGCAAATCTGCGGCATTATTCTCGAAGGACCTTCCTGTTCCGGCAAGACCTCTCTTTTCAATGCAATTCAGCGCTATCACCTCACGGAAGCGGGAGCCGAACGCAATGTCATCTATTTGGCGGAACATTATTCGCAGAATCTGAATTGGGTCAACGGTGTCTTGCAGGGAATGAGTCGGGCAGAAAATCTGCAGGTACTGCGGGAGCGAGTTGCCCTCCTGGAGCAATTGAATCGCTATGCAAATTCCATGGGAATCCATTCCCGCCGCTCACGGGGACTCTTCTTTGTCTTTGAACGCTTTCATTTAAACTTTGCGGTTTGCTTTCGGGATGGCGGCAGCGAAGAGTATGTAGACTTGCAGCAGCGTTTGACCCAATTGCATGCACTGACCGTCTTATGCACCATCAGTCCGCAAAACGTACTGGCACGCTTAGAGCAGCGGGAAGCCAGCTCCAACCGCATTTTTACGCAAAATGATATCGATGCCTATAACGAAAAACAGCGGCAGTTCCTTGCCTGTGCGCAGGGTTCCTTGCTACCGACCGTCATCGTCAACACCGACAGTATGGCCTGGGATGCTTATACCGCTCGGATTTTTCGACGCCTGCGCGCCTGATTCCCTGCCAATCTGTTCAGTTAAAAAAAAAAGAGGATTGTCCTTTCCTGAGCTCAGCATCGGAGAAAGACAATCCTCTTTTTAATTTTCTTTTTGCAGCAAGTAACGAATCGCTTCGCCGGCAGCCAGCAAGCCGGCAACCGACGGCACAAAACTGATGCTGCCCGGCGGTCTGCGTTTCAGTCTGACCGGTTCTTGCCTGCCGGTTTCTGCTTTCACCTTGTCCGGCGCCTCCGGTAATTTCTCTTCTGTTCCGCCGGTATCAGCACTGTCTGCCACCGTCATCGGCGGCAAGGGGGAATAAATTACCTTGATCCCTTTCTGGATGCCGCGCCGTTTCAATTCCCGCCGCAGCGCTCTCGCCAGCGGACAGGTGTGGGTCTTGCTGATATCCGTAATCAGAAAGCTGGCGGCATCCAGTTTATTACCGGTCCCCATGACACCGAGGACAGGAATCCCGGCCAGGTACATTTCCGCCAATAAAGCCGCTTTCGCCGCCACACTGTCGATTGCGTCGATGACATAATCCGGCTTCCGTTCCAGCAGATCCCGTAGATTGGCCGCCGTGACGGTCAGGCACAGCATTTCAATCTGACAATCGGGATTGATATCCCTGATGCGTGCCGCGGCTGCCGCCACCTTGGTCATACCGATCGTAGAATGCAGCGCCAGTAACTGCCGGTTGAGATTGCTTTCCTCAATAAAATCGTCATCCACCAAAATGATGCGGCCAACCCCGGCACGGGCAATCGCTTCCAGCGCAAAAGAACCGACGCCGCCTAAACCAACGATCATCACACTGGCGGCCTGCAGGCGGCTTAAACCTTGCTCCCCGATCAGCAAAGCGGTTCGCTGCCATGCTTTGGCATGGCTCATATTGTCATCTCCTCCTTTAAGTCACGCTGCATTTTTACCAGCACCTGCCGCCTTTCAACGGCGGTTACTTCTCTATTCATACAGCATTTTCTGTTACATTATAGCACCACCGCCGGCAAAATCCAAACCTTCTTCTTGATAGATTCAAGCTTTCGTCACGATTCGCTCTTGCGTCACAACAAATTCTGCGATACAATACTGAATAGACAAATCGCATGACGCAGGTGAACGATATGCAGTCCCGTAAGCTTTCTTTCTTCTGGATTCTCCTGACAATCAGCGCTATTCTGCTGCTCAATGTGCAGCTGGCGGCGCCTCGTGAGCAAATCCAGGAGCTTCCGATACCAAACCCGATCCTTTTAGCGAAACCGATTCCCTCGGTTATGGATAATATTGTCGTTCCGGCGGACGGTCAATTAAAGCCGGCTGCTTACGACATTGATTTGGATCCTTTTTTTGCCGATAGCTGTTTTATCGGCGATTCTTTTACCAATGGATTGGAAGGTTACACCAGATTAAAGCAACAGGCTGTTTTTCTAGACGAAGTCGGTATGACCGTGGCAAAAGCGGAGGCACGGCTGAGTGAATTGAGCCAAATAACACCGAAGCGCATTTTTCTGCTGCTTGGCATCAATGATATGGGTTATGGTTACAGTCCGCAAGAATTTGCGGCGCAATACCAGCAATTGCTGACAAAACTGCAGACGAACTGGCCGCAAGCCAAGATTTACGCACAAGCCATATTCCATGTCACTGCCGGTCATGAGTCATTCGACTCCTGTCATACCAACGCAGCCATTGCTGCCTATAATGCGGCTTTGGCCGGGGTTTGCCGTCAATCCGGCTTCGCTTATCTGGATATCGCTTCTGCTTTTTGTGACCAGGCCGGCGTCATGCGGGAAGCGGAAAGCCCCGACGGGATGCACCTGGAATATTCCGGTCACTTTGTTTGGTTGGAATTATTAAAACAAATCGTACTGGATTACGAAACGTAAGAAACGAAAGAGGTGATGGATCGGTGAAGAAAGCGCGTATTTCCAGCGATACCAGCAAGAAAGTCGCAGCTTTATCCAAAACGGTCTTCATTCTATTACTGACACTCAGCCTACTGGCCGGTTTAATGATTAGTTTCGTAACCAGCCGAACCCCCTGGCAAAGAAATTGGTATACCCCTTCCGTCGTTTCACAATTGAGTTTAGTGCAAATTTGGTCGAATGAGTCTCTCCTGCCCAGCGGGATCGGTCAAATCAGCGATGACGCAGCCATTGTGGCTTGGATTAATACACAAACCACCGGCACGACATTACTGATCGATGCGGAACAGCATTTGCAGAGTTCCGCCAGTATTCTCCTGAAAGATTACTCTTTGTTTGTTTATACCGACGGTGTTCAGCAAGTCTGGCTGCATCGCAGTCAGAAAACACTGGAAGCCTATAATTTGGCAGGTGAAATTCTATGGGAGCATCGTTTCACCAATTGGCCCGGCAATGCCTGGCCCAGCAAAGACGGGTATACGCTTGTAACCACGAAAGAAAATGAAACCGACTGGCATTTAAGCCTGCTGGACTATCACGGCAATATCGTCTGGGAATATATCGAAACCAACTGCACGATTGACTCTGCCGTGCTGGCACCGGGCGGCGCCGGCACTGTCCTCGGTATCACTTCGCTCAACGATGGTTCCTCCTCTTTCCTTTTGATCAACAGCAGCGGTTTTGTCAGCCATCGGATGACGGTCGGCCAATTTAAAACCGCTGTCCCGGTGATCAGTGACGATGGTCTTACCGCCATGGTCGGTGCGGACGACAGGATTTATCGCTTCACCGATCAGGACAAAATGACGGAAATCACCTCAGTCAATCCTGCCACATCTTCAACGGAACAGAATGACCGGTATATCCGGTTACCAGCCGGGATTACTCAGCTCGCACTCAGCCAGACCGATGCTTCCTTTGCGGCGGCCTGTTGGAGTGAAGCAGATAACAGCGGTTGGATTATCGGTTACGATCAGAACAACCAAATAAAATGGAGCTATGCCCTGACGGAACCTGCCCTCAGTCTGAAAATTCATCCTTCCGGTTATGCCGTCTACGGGGGAGGCAAAAGTCTGATTTATGCTCTGTCCAACGAAGGTGCTCTTCTGATTTCACAGCGCTATGCAGATAATGACTTATTTGATCTTGCTTTTTCTCCCAGCGGAGAATACCTTTGCGGTCTCGGTCAAAGCGGCCGCTTAACTTTGTGGAGAATACCTCATTAATTTTTCCATAAAAGGACGTGAACGAAATGGAAAGCATTACCCTGCAGAATTATAACTGGGTAGACGGTGTGATCGTTATCATTCTGCTGTTTGGAGCCTGGCGGGGTTTTCACAACGGTTTTACCAAAACACTGATCAGTCTCCTGGGGGCTGTTGTTGGTTTCATTGCTGCTATTTTCTATTATCCGACTGTTGCAGCCTGGTTCAACTCGAATTGGCAGCTGAATCAAAAAATTGTCGACTTCATCGCACCCAAAATCAATATACCTACCATGAGTCTCTCCGAGGCGGATCCGATTGCCTATTTGATGAAGCAGCTGGCAAGCCTGAAACTACCGCAGGCGGTCCTCGATCAGCTGCAAAAAGCGATCGAAGCGATGGGTACGATCAATTTACAGTCCATGTCCAGCAATTTGGGTGAATTGGTAGCAACCCTGCTGGCCAACCTCTTAATCAGCGCACTGGCTTTCCTTGTGATCGTACTGGCAGTCAATTTGGCCGCCAATCTGCTGCTCTTCTTATTGCGCAATGTGCTGCGGGTCGCCGGCGGTACTTCGGATAAAATCAGCGGTCTCTTGGTTGGTCTGCTGCAGTCGTTCGCTATTCTGATCGGCATTATTGCAGTCGTACTGCCCATCCTGAGCAGCACCAGTCAATCCGGCTTAACAACTGCCGTGAGCGAATCATACCTCGCCAATAAAATGATGGACTTTTTCTATTTCCTGATCGCTTTGTTTTCATCAGAAGGGAGCTAGCTTATGACGGAATATTACTTGGGTGATCTTGTAAAAATGCGTAAGAGCCACCCTTGCGGCGGCGATACCTGGGAAGTAACCCGGATCGGTATGGATTTTCGTATCCGCTGTACGACCTGTGGTCACAGCCTGTTATTGCCCAGAGTGAAATTTGAAAAAAGCGTAAAATCCATCCTCCGCAGAGGGGATGCTGTCCTGACCGCACAGCAACGGCCTGCTTTTACCAATACATCCGACGATAAAAAGGGAAAACAGTCGTTAAAATGAAGTTGCATTTTCGGTTGAATTATGTTAAACTTTAATTCGTTCCCCCGCTCTGCCAAAGGCAGAGCCGTATAGTCCGGGGGGGAGGAGGTGAATTGAATGAATAGTTACGAATTGATGTATATCATTAATCCCACGCTCGAGGGCGATGCTCTGGAAGCAGTGAGTGAAAAAGTGAAAACATTAATCGAAACCGTTAAGGGCAGCGTAACAGAGGTGAAAAAATGGGGTAAGCGACGTCTCGCTTATGAAATCAATGATTTCAAGGAAGGTGTCTACCTGATTGTTACCTTTGACGCCGATCCTTCCGCTATCACTGAAATAGACCGTGTTTTAAAATTAACGGAACCAATTATCCGTTTCATGATTACAAAAGTAGAAAAATAGCCCTGTCATCTGTCGGCATAACAAACAAAAATGGAGGATGCAACAATGGTTAACAATATCGTCTTAGTCGGACGTCTGACCCGAGATCCGGAAATGCGTTACACACCCAGTGGTTCTTCGGTTGCCCGTTTTACTTTAGCTGTTGACCGCAATATGAAGGGTCCGAACGGAGAACGTCAGACCGATTTTATTCGTTGCAGCGCCTGGAATAAACGCGCCGAGTTCGTCTCCAATTATGTGCATAAAGGCCGGCTGGTTGCTGTGGAAGGTTCTTTGCATATCAACAGTGTCACCCAACCCGATGGCAGCCGCAGGGATTATACCGAAGTGACCTGCAACAACATCACTCCTTTGGATCGTCCCAAAGAAACCAACATGGAAAGCGGCGAAATGCCCGGCGATCTGCCGTATGAACCCTATGACAACAATGACAGTAAAACCGGTAAACAGCCCGGCGAAAGTGATGACGATGTTCCGTTCAATTTCTAATTCAAGCAAATAAACATGAGTAAAGGAGTCATTCAATATGGCCGAATCATACAATCGCGACCGCGGTGATAAAGACGAACGTCGCCCCAAGGGCCGTCGTCCCAAACGTCGCGTCTGCAGTTTCTGCGTCGATAAAGTGGAAACCATCGATTATAAAGAAGTCGATAAATTACGCCGCTTCCTGACAGAACGTGGTAAAATTTTACCTCGCCGTATCTCCGGATGCTGCGCAAAACATCAGCGCACCCTGACCCAGGCAATCAAACGGTCTCGTATCGTTGCTCTGCTTCCCTTCACAACCGAGTAGAAACCGCAAGAAACGAAGATCGCTTCAAACAGATGGTTTGGAGCGATCTTTTTTGCCTTGCCGCTTCTTTTTTCCCAAGCAGGATTCAATACTGTTTTAAGCGAATAAAGAATAATTGACATTACTTGGCTCCGATGAAACGAGGTGAACATCAATGAATCGTCGATTCTCCGTCCGTATGGTCACAGAGGGGGCTATGCTGGCCGCTGTTTTTGTCCTTCTGGCCTTAGTGTCTTACTATACACCGCTGGGAACCCTGGTGATCTTAGCCATGACAACTCCCACCGCCATCATGACTTGCCGCCATGGTTGGAAAGCCGGTTTGCTTTCTGCCATTGCCGCGGAACTGGTCCTGCTCTTACTGCTGGACCCCGTTTTCGTTATTTCCGGTTGCACGACACTGCAATTTTCCGGTCTCATTCTCGGCCTCGGAGTAGGGAAAAAATGGAGCCCCTGGACCACTCTGGCTGCCACAACCGCCGCCACCCTGATCGGCTTTGTTTTTTTAATTGTGCTTTCCTCCACGTTGATGGATTATAATTTTCTGGATGAAATGGTAAAACTCTATCAGGAAGCATCGCAGATTTCTCTGGATATGATCGAACAATTCAATTTTCCGGAAGAGCAATTGGATCTGATTCGGCAAATCCCAACCTATGCGGAAGTTTATTTCGGCCCTCTGCTGCCCATGCTGCTGACCTTAAGTTCGGCCATGAATGCTTTATTGAATTTCCAGATTCTCGGCATCGTGATGAAGCGCATGCACCTGCCGATGGAGCATTTGGCTCCCTTCCCCTCCTGGCGTTTGCCGGATTATACGGGTTTGATTTTCCTGCTGAGTATTTTGGCTAACTCAGGCGGCAGTTATTTCTCAATTACCTGGCTCGCCACCTTGGCGCAGAACATTTTTCAGGTGACTTACTATCTGATTTTGATTCAGGGCCTGGCCGTCATGGTCTGGTTTCTGCAAAAAGTACATGTCAGCAACCTTTTTCGCTGGCTGCTGCTGATTTTTATTCTGTTTAACCCTTATATCTCTACCGGTGTGATCATTTTGGGTTTAGTGGATTTCATTTTTGACTTACGAAAAATCGGACCGCGTTCCCGCGCGCGCGCCGAGCTGCAAAAAACCAATGATGCCGAAAAAAATCACGATCAGACAAAAAACGATCCGCCCTCCCTTTCTTAAGGAAAGGGTGCAAGAAAGGAGTGCTGAACAATGGAAGTAATCCTCACGCAGGATGTGAAAGGGATCGGCCAAAAAGGCCAAAAAATCCATGCGGCAGAAGGCTATTGCCGGAATTATCTCATGCCACGGGGCTTAGCCATCGAAGCGACAGCCGGTGCTCTGCAGCAGATGCAGGAGCGCGATGACAGCAAAGCACGCAGAGAGCAGCGTGAAAAAGAAAAAGCCCAGGAATTAGCCAAAAAATTAGCAGGTATTTCGGTGATTATTCAGTGCAAACACAGCGAAGGCGGCAAACTCTTCGGATCTGTTACCAACAGCACCATCGCCGATGAATTGAGCCGCCAGCATAAAATCAGCATTGATCGCAAAAAAATCGAGATAAAGGAACCGATCAAGACACTCGGAGTGTATGAAGCGGCTGTGCGGATTTATCCGGGCATGACGGCCAAACTGACCATCAAAATTCATCCTCTCGACTAAGCAGCCAATAAACAGTTCTTTCGGGTTTATGAAAAGGGCGATCCACCATCGCCCTTACTTTTGCTCTTCATCTTAGATTAGTTTTAGGGGGATTGAAATTGCAGCATACCATTCATGATTATTTAAACCAGTTCAAGGATTTAAATTGGCAGGATATCGCCAATCAGACAGATCTCTTGACTCAGCGCGTGACTGCCCTGTATGCGCTGATGGCTCAGGTTCTGGGACCGGATCGCTTGGTCGCTCGTGCCGCAAAAATGGAAATCATCGATCTGGTCAGTGACGATGATGAAATGAAACGCCTTTGGGGCTTACAAAAGCTGTTAAGTTCCGACCCCACTCTGCCTGAACCCAAAAAAGAAAATCTGGCAGCGGTCATGGAACAAGTGGAAAATGATCTGGCTGAATTCATCGCCCGCCGCTCCGTGGAAGAGCGTTTGGAAAAAATCGTCAACGAACGCATCCAAAGTCAGCAGGATGACTATATGCGGGACATCAAACTCAGCCTGATCAAAGAAGAAAACGGGCCTGAAACGGAAATCACCACCCGAAAACTAAAAACATTATTGGCTTTGGAAAAACGCAAAGCGCCAAAAATGGCCATGGAGCAAATGCGGCCGCATACTTTGGACGAAGTAGTTGGACAAGCCCAGGCCAAAACTGCCTTGATGGCCAAATTGGCCACTCCTTTTCCCCAGCATATCCTGCTCTACGGTCCGCCCGGTGTCGGTAAGACAACAGTTGCCCGCCTGGTGCTGGAAGCGGCACGCACTTCCCCCCATTCACCCTTCAGCGCCAATGCCCCTTTTATCGAAGTAGACGGTACCGTGCTGCGCTGGGACCCGCGGGAGATTACCAACCCCTTATTGGGTTCGGTGCATGATCCCATCTATCAGGGTGCCCGGCGGGATTTGGCGGATAATGCCGTACCGGAGCCAAAACCGGGTCTGGTCACCGACGCGCATGGCGGTATTCTCTTTATTGATGAAATTGGTGAAATGGACTATCAACTGCAGGCCAAACTGCTGAAAGTACTGGAAGATAAGCGGGTTTTCTTTGAATCTTCTTATTATGACCCGGAGAACACCAACATACCGGAGTATATTCACCGGCTATTCGAAGAAGGCGCGCCGGCTAATTTCATTCTGATCGGCGCTACCACCCGCAGTCCGGAAGAAATCAATCCAGCCATTCGCTCCCGCTGCGCCGAAGTGTTCTTCGATCCTCTCGATAAAAAGGATATCGAACAGGTGGTGCTGGGAGCAGCCAAACGCCTGCATATCAATCTGGCCGGGGGAGCGGAAAAACTGATTGCCGAACATACCGATGAAGCCAGAAAAGCCGTGAATATTCTGGCCGACAGTTACGGTTTTGTGCTCTCCCGGATCAAAGAAAAATTGGATCGCCGGCATAACGTGGATGTTACGGTCGCCGATGTGCAGGAGATTCTGCAAATCAGCCGTATCACCCCGCAAGCTCCTTATCTGGCGCAGGAAACACCAAGAGTGGGTCAAGTCTTTGGCTTGGGTGCTTTTGGTTATACCGGCAGTGTCCTGGAGATTGAAGCGGCAGTCTTCCCTGCCGCGGAGAAAGGCAAAGGCAGCATCCGTTTTAACGATACCGCCGGTTCGATGGCCAAGGATTCTATTTTTGTCGCCTCGACTGTCCTGCGCAAAGTACTCAATCTGCAGCTGCAGGATTATGATGTGCATGTCAATTTTGTCGGTGGCGGCAATGTCGATGGTCCCTCGGCAGGCGGAGCATTGACCCTTGCTCTGATCAGCGCTGTCCGCAATATACCGGTCCGCCAGGATATCGCCATGACCGGAGAAATCTCCCTGCAGGGACTGATCAAACCGGTCGGCGGCTTATATGGCAAACTATACGGCGCCGCCCGGGCGGGAATGAAAGAAATCCTGGTGCCGGCGGCCAACAGCAAAGAACTGCCTGCCGAAATGTACGGCGTCAAGCTGACCCCCTACGCAAACATTGAAGAAGCCATGAAAATCATGCTGATTGAAGCAGTTGATTGAGAATCACAGAACGGAGGTATCCCATGCCTGATCGTAACATGCCCCAGAGTTTGGAAGCAGAACAATCTGTGCTTGGTTCGATGCTGATTGAACGCAACGCCATCACCAGCATCATGGAAGAACTGCGTGAAAACGATTTTTATTGGGAAAACAACCGGGAAATCTACGCGGCCGCCCGTGATCTCTATGCCCGCGGCGAACCGCTGGATTTGATCACTTTAATCAACGAACTTCGCCGCAAACAAAAACTGGAAACCGCCGGAGGTCTCGCTTATCTCAATCAATTGGCGGAAATCGTGCCAACCACCGCTAACCTGCCGGCTTATATCAAAGACCTGCAGGAAAAATCCGCTTTGCGGGCCATGATTGCCAGCGCCCACAAAATCAGCAATCTGGCCTTCGCCGCCGAAGAATCCGCCGGTGAAATTCTCAATAAAGCGGA contains these protein-coding regions:
- a CDS encoding NUDIX hydrolase, translated to MINEESAGGVIVYRGNVLVARNRFGSWVFPKGHLEENETPEIAALREVEEEVGLKAIIHEAIGETSYQFNSSGKLHNKIVHWFWMRVEDPFYTLNRREGFIEAVFAPVEEVQAMLAHDNDRLLLDKIALRIKAEEMQLHESNHPTL
- a CDS encoding HAD-IA family hydrolase, giving the protein MNPTTLLFDLDGTLIDTRALVVASFQHTFRTVLGLEISAEEVLNDYGRPLTYSFGRYTNDAAVIREMLQIYRRHNLAAHDQMAQPFPFIQEDLQALQQAGYPMGVVSSKKRLTVMKGIRLFQMEAFFQVYVCEEDTKIHKPQAEPLLEACRLLQIEPSAALYTGDSPYDILCAKAAGSPSAAVLWSNFPSTVWDELQPDYRLQRLADLLAYLQ
- a CDS encoding tRNA threonylcarbamoyladenosine dehydratase, with product MSHAKAWQRTALLIGEQGLSRLQAASVMIVGLGGVGSFALEAIARAGVGRIILVDDDFIEESNLNRQLLALHSTIGMTKVAAAAARIRDINPDCQIEMLCLTVTAANLRDLLERKPDYVIDAIDSVAAKAALLAEMYLAGIPVLGVMGTGNKLDAASFLITDISKTHTCPLARALRRELKRRGIQKGIKVIYSPLPPMTVADSADTGGTEEKLPEAPDKVKAETGRQEPVRLKRRPPGSISFVPSVAGLLAAGEAIRYLLQKEN
- a CDS encoding GDSL-type esterase/lipase family protein, with amino-acid sequence MQSRKLSFFWILLTISAILLLNVQLAAPREQIQELPIPNPILLAKPIPSVMDNIVVPADGQLKPAAYDIDLDPFFADSCFIGDSFTNGLEGYTRLKQQAVFLDEVGMTVAKAEARLSELSQITPKRIFLLLGINDMGYGYSPQEFAAQYQQLLTKLQTNWPQAKIYAQAIFHVTAGHESFDSCHTNAAIAAYNAALAGVCRQSGFAYLDIASAFCDQAGVMREAESPDGMHLEYSGHFVWLELLKQIVLDYET
- a CDS encoding CvpA family protein, translated to MESITLQNYNWVDGVIVIILLFGAWRGFHNGFTKTLISLLGAVVGFIAAIFYYPTVAAWFNSNWQLNQKIVDFIAPKINIPTMSLSEADPIAYLMKQLASLKLPQAVLDQLQKAIEAMGTINLQSMSSNLGELVATLLANLLISALAFLVIVLAVNLAANLLLFLLRNVLRVAGGTSDKISGLLVGLLQSFAILIGIIAVVLPILSSTSQSGLTTAVSESYLANKMMDFFYFLIALFSSEGS
- a CDS encoding DUF951 domain-containing protein is translated as MTEYYLGDLVKMRKSHPCGGDTWEVTRIGMDFRIRCTTCGHSLLLPRVKFEKSVKSILRRGDAVLTAQQRPAFTNTSDDKKGKQSLK
- the rpsF gene encoding 30S ribosomal protein S6 — encoded protein: MNSYELMYIINPTLEGDALEAVSEKVKTLIETVKGSVTEVKKWGKRRLAYEINDFKEGVYLIVTFDADPSAITEIDRVLKLTEPIIRFMITKVEK
- the ssb gene encoding single-stranded DNA-binding protein, coding for MVNNIVLVGRLTRDPEMRYTPSGSSVARFTLAVDRNMKGPNGERQTDFIRCSAWNKRAEFVSNYVHKGRLVAVEGSLHINSVTQPDGSRRDYTEVTCNNITPLDRPKETNMESGEMPGDLPYEPYDNNDSKTGKQPGESDDDVPFNF
- the rpsR gene encoding 30S ribosomal protein S18, translated to MAESYNRDRGDKDERRPKGRRPKRRVCSFCVDKVETIDYKEVDKLRRFLTERGKILPRRISGCCAKHQRTLTQAIKRSRIVALLPFTTE
- a CDS encoding YybS family protein, which encodes MNRRFSVRMVTEGAMLAAVFVLLALVSYYTPLGTLVILAMTTPTAIMTCRHGWKAGLLSAIAAELVLLLLLDPVFVISGCTTLQFSGLILGLGVGKKWSPWTTLAATTAATLIGFVFLIVLSSTLMDYNFLDEMVKLYQEASQISLDMIEQFNFPEEQLDLIRQIPTYAEVYFGPLLPMLLTLSSAMNALLNFQILGIVMKRMHLPMEHLAPFPSWRLPDYTGLIFLLSILANSGGSYFSITWLATLAQNIFQVTYYLILIQGLAVMVWFLQKVHVSNLFRWLLLIFILFNPYISTGVIILGLVDFIFDLRKIGPRSRARAELQKTNDAEKNHDQTKNDPPSLS
- the rplI gene encoding 50S ribosomal protein L9 encodes the protein MEVILTQDVKGIGQKGQKIHAAEGYCRNYLMPRGLAIEATAGALQQMQERDDSKARREQREKEKAQELAKKLAGISVIIQCKHSEGGKLFGSVTNSTIADELSRQHKISIDRKKIEIKEPIKTLGVYEAAVRIYPGMTAKLTIKIHPLD
- the lonC gene encoding Lon family ATP-dependent protease, translating into MQHTIHDYLNQFKDLNWQDIANQTDLLTQRVTALYALMAQVLGPDRLVARAAKMEIIDLVSDDDEMKRLWGLQKLLSSDPTLPEPKKENLAAVMEQVENDLAEFIARRSVEERLEKIVNERIQSQQDDYMRDIKLSLIKEENGPETEITTRKLKTLLALEKRKAPKMAMEQMRPHTLDEVVGQAQAKTALMAKLATPFPQHILLYGPPGVGKTTVARLVLEAARTSPHSPFSANAPFIEVDGTVLRWDPREITNPLLGSVHDPIYQGARRDLADNAVPEPKPGLVTDAHGGILFIDEIGEMDYQLQAKLLKVLEDKRVFFESSYYDPENTNIPEYIHRLFEEGAPANFILIGATTRSPEEINPAIRSRCAEVFFDPLDKKDIEQVVLGAAKRLHINLAGGAEKLIAEHTDEARKAVNILADSYGFVLSRIKEKLDRRHNVDVTVADVQEILQISRITPQAPYLAQETPRVGQVFGLGAFGYTGSVLEIEAAVFPAAEKGKGSIRFNDTAGSMAKDSIFVASTVLRKVLNLQLQDYDVHVNFVGGGNVDGPSAGGALTLALISAVRNIPVRQDIAMTGEISLQGLIKPVGGLYGKLYGAARAGMKEILVPAANSKELPAEMYGVKLTPYANIEEAMKIMLIEAVD